A genomic stretch from Kovacikia minuta CCNUW1 includes:
- a CDS encoding ribbon-helix-helix domain-containing protein: MPAKNPRINVVMPAELKSDFERLCHLENRSMSNMLVTLAQKAVDEAKAKGLLKTENE, from the coding sequence ATGCCAGCAAAGAACCCGCGAATTAATGTCGTCATGCCAGCAGAACTCAAAAGTGACTTTGAGCGGTTGTGTCACCTGGAAAACCGATCGATGTCTAATATGCTTGTGACCTTGGCTCAAAAAGCAGTGGATGAAGCGAAAGCTAAGGGGCTGCTAAAAACTGAAAACGAATGA
- a CDS encoding DHA2 family efflux MFS transporter permease subunit — MSLKTWIGVGGTILGAFMAVLDIQITNASLQEIQAALGATLEEGSWISTAYLVAEIVVIPLTGWLSFIFSTRRYVLVNAALFIFFSVCCAWAWNLPSMIVFRAAQGFTGGTLIPMAFTFILQSLPPARQPIGLAMFAITATFAPSIGPTLGGWLTENYGWEYIFYLNVVPGLLLLAAVWYAVEPQQMHLQALKQGDWGGIFAMAIGLGSFQVVLEEGSRKDWFDSALIVRLTVIAAIFLSIFFWLELTRKRPFIELRLLKRRNFALANIVNIALGVGLYGSIYILPLYLAQIQKYNALQIGEVIMWAGVPQLFVVPLVPILMKKIDPRLMVGVGVSLFALSCFMNSSLTNQTGLDQLRWSQLVRALGQPLIMVPLSSIATTGIEPALAGSASGLFNMMRNLGGSFGIAALATLLKNREQFHSNRLVDSISVYDPETQQRLDQLTQTFMQRGGVDESTAHQQALAAIDQLVRQEAFVMAFNDCFYFIGITLLLSAIAVLFFKKAKPTGGAVAH, encoded by the coding sequence ATCTCCCTCAAAACCTGGATTGGAGTGGGTGGTACTATTCTGGGAGCGTTCATGGCGGTTCTGGATATCCAGATTACCAACGCTTCTCTGCAAGAAATTCAAGCGGCACTGGGCGCAACCCTGGAAGAAGGTTCCTGGATTTCAACGGCCTATCTGGTTGCTGAGATCGTTGTCATTCCTCTGACGGGATGGCTGTCTTTTATCTTCTCCACCCGACGATATGTGCTGGTCAATGCAGCCCTGTTCATTTTCTTTTCGGTTTGTTGTGCCTGGGCTTGGAATTTACCATCGATGATTGTGTTCCGCGCTGCCCAGGGGTTTACCGGGGGAACGCTAATTCCGATGGCGTTTACCTTCATCCTGCAAAGTTTGCCCCCCGCAAGGCAACCGATCGGGCTGGCAATGTTTGCAATTACGGCAACCTTTGCCCCCTCGATCGGCCCCACTCTGGGCGGCTGGTTGACCGAAAACTATGGTTGGGAATACATTTTCTACCTGAATGTTGTTCCAGGGTTATTGCTACTAGCCGCAGTTTGGTATGCCGTTGAACCCCAGCAAATGCACCTGCAAGCCCTGAAGCAAGGTGATTGGGGTGGCATCTTTGCAATGGCGATCGGGCTAGGGTCGTTTCAGGTGGTTTTAGAAGAAGGCAGCCGCAAGGACTGGTTCGACTCTGCATTGATTGTGCGACTGACCGTGATTGCTGCCATTTTCCTCAGTATTTTCTTTTGGCTAGAACTGACCCGCAAGCGCCCCTTTATTGAACTGCGATTGCTCAAACGCCGTAATTTTGCCCTGGCAAATATTGTCAATATTGCGTTAGGCGTAGGCCTTTATGGTTCAATCTACATCCTGCCGCTCTACCTGGCGCAAATTCAAAAATATAATGCCCTCCAGATTGGGGAAGTGATTATGTGGGCAGGCGTGCCCCAGTTATTCGTGGTGCCGCTGGTGCCCATTCTGATGAAAAAAATTGATCCGCGCCTGATGGTTGGCGTGGGCGTCTCGCTGTTTGCGCTCAGTTGTTTTATGAATTCCAGTTTGACCAATCAGACAGGGTTGGATCAACTCCGCTGGTCTCAACTGGTGCGCGCCCTGGGACAACCGTTAATTATGGTGCCCCTGTCGTCGATCGCCACCACTGGAATTGAACCTGCGCTCGCGGGTTCAGCATCGGGTTTATTTAACATGATGCGAAACCTGGGCGGTTCCTTTGGGATTGCAGCGCTGGCAACCTTACTGAAGAATCGAGAACAGTTTCATTCCAATCGCCTGGTCGATTCCATTTCCGTTTACGATCCAGAGACCCAGCAACGACTGGATCAATTGACTCAGACGTTTATGCAACGGGGTGGCGTGGATGAGAGTACAGCCCACCAGCAAGCCCTGGCAGCAATTGATCAACTGGTGCGCCAGGAAGCTTTTGTGATGGCTTTTAATGATTGCTTTTATTTCATTGGCATCACGTTACTGCTGAGTGCGATCGCGGTTCTCTTCTTCAAAAAAGCCAAACCAACGGGCGGTGCCGTAGCCCATTAA
- a CDS encoding MarR family winged helix-turn-helix transcriptional regulator — MPSIHSTPRLQSWQEVKAPQSLGYRIKLLSQLLGRRFQDQLEPYGLTTFHWVVLCCLWEQDGLSTSALGEQLRQVGGTLTGVIDRMEERGLVRRERDSSDRRVWRIWLTDTGRQLEDVLPDLALELRKQVLQGFTEAEQRLFSDWVDRAILNLTE; from the coding sequence ATGCCTTCCATTCACTCTACGCCCCGGCTGCAATCCTGGCAGGAAGTTAAAGCTCCTCAGAGTTTAGGCTATCGGATTAAACTTCTGTCTCAGCTTTTAGGTCGTCGGTTTCAGGATCAGCTAGAACCCTACGGGCTGACGACGTTTCATTGGGTTGTGTTGTGCTGCTTGTGGGAGCAGGATGGACTTTCGACTTCTGCCCTGGGAGAACAGTTGCGCCAGGTGGGAGGAACGCTGACCGGAGTAATTGACCGGATGGAAGAACGGGGTTTGGTCAGGCGAGAACGAGATTCTAGCGATCGACGGGTTTGGCGAATCTGGCTAACCGATACGGGGCGGCAGCTTGAGGACGTTTTACCCGATCTGGCACTGGAGCTTAGAAAGCAAGTGCTTCAGGGCTTTACTGAAGCAGAGCAACGGTTATTTTCGGACTGGGTCGATCGCGCCATCCTGAACCTGACTGAATAG
- a CDS encoding DUF1345 domain-containing protein, translating into MAHLNAQTRLFIAIGVAIFAGILLPSWLHLAARILCIWDAWMVCFLALTWTVILRATPKTMRRNAQQQDEGRVVILSLITIAACVSVLAIGFLLNHGKGVSAQVLVFYVTLAATTIIGSWLLVHTVFALHYAHGYYRDGDRSDEIAAGLEFPDDRQPDYWDFLYFSFVIGMTSQVSDVAIASRNLRRLALLHGILSFFFNTTILAMSVNIIAGLT; encoded by the coding sequence ATGGCTCATCTCAATGCTCAAACGCGCTTGTTTATTGCGATTGGGGTCGCAATTTTTGCCGGAATTCTTCTGCCATCGTGGCTCCATTTAGCCGCACGGATTCTCTGTATATGGGATGCCTGGATGGTCTGTTTTTTGGCACTGACCTGGACGGTTATATTGCGGGCAACCCCCAAAACCATGCGCCGCAATGCCCAGCAGCAAGATGAGGGGCGCGTCGTCATTCTCAGTTTAATCACAATCGCAGCGTGTGTTAGCGTGCTGGCGATCGGCTTTTTGCTGAACCACGGCAAGGGAGTTTCTGCCCAGGTTCTGGTGTTTTATGTCACGCTGGCAGCAACGACCATTATTGGTTCCTGGTTGCTGGTGCATACTGTGTTTGCATTGCATTATGCCCACGGCTATTACCGGGATGGCGATCGTTCAGATGAAATTGCCGCAGGGCTGGAATTTCCAGACGATCGTCAACCAGACTACTGGGATTTTCTGTACTTCTCTTTTGTGATTGGGATGACCAGCCAAGTCTCAGACGTGGCCATCGCTTCCCGCAATTTAAGAAGATTGGCGCTTCTGCATGGCATCCTATCGTTCTTTTTTAACACTACAATTTTGGCAATGAGTGTGAATATCATCGCTGGACTGACTTGA
- a CDS encoding 2Fe-2S iron-sulfur cluster-binding protein: MFESLGRIRNPWVRSLTAAFTTYSAIALVSSVAIGATNSKSESAYRTALTSSLIGICGGALFGLTYTGKGSQRGTAQTSQQQPDAASNGSIWKDWRNFVVVRKVKESEEITSFYLEPEDKGEIPDFQPGQFLTIKLNIPGQPKPVIRTYSLSDYASPCTYYRLSIKREPMPRGLDVPPGVASNFMHDQVHEGAVILAKPPSGKFILDVQKSLPAVLISNGVGITPMISMAKAAIRSGSNRPIWFVHGARDGRFHAFRDEVKALVMSTNGAAQTSPNLHVHFVYSRPSAEDEGHYHSTGYVDTALVRSLIQQDAEYFLCGSPAFMQSLREGLQTAGVPKNRVFFESFGKAMKASAEPEMPTEVSNGNLKTSEIVFAKSDKTVTWQPGDNSILEFAEANDLEPPYSCRQGICGTCMCKILEGEVDYQATPVAEIEPGSVLICISQPKTAKVVLDL; this comes from the coding sequence ATGTTTGAGAGCTTGGGAAGAATTCGGAATCCGTGGGTCAGAAGCTTGACGGCAGCGTTTACAACCTACTCTGCGATCGCGCTTGTGTCTTCTGTTGCCATTGGCGCAACAAACTCCAAAAGTGAATCTGCCTATCGAACCGCGTTAACCTCCTCCTTAATTGGCATTTGTGGTGGAGCGTTGTTTGGCTTAACGTATACAGGGAAGGGAAGTCAGCGAGGAACAGCTCAAACATCCCAGCAACAGCCTGACGCCGCAAGCAACGGTAGCATCTGGAAAGATTGGCGCAACTTTGTTGTGGTTCGCAAGGTGAAGGAGAGCGAGGAAATTACCTCGTTTTACCTGGAACCGGAAGATAAAGGTGAGATTCCTGACTTTCAACCTGGGCAATTTCTGACAATCAAATTAAATATTCCCGGACAACCAAAGCCCGTCATCCGCACCTATTCCCTTTCAGACTATGCCAGTCCTTGCACCTACTACCGTTTATCCATTAAACGGGAACCCATGCCCAGAGGGTTGGATGTACCACCAGGAGTTGCCTCTAACTTTATGCACGATCAGGTTCATGAAGGTGCGGTGATTCTGGCAAAACCACCAAGTGGCAAGTTTATTTTAGATGTACAAAAATCCCTACCTGCGGTTTTGATTAGCAATGGGGTCGGCATTACACCCATGATCAGTATGGCAAAAGCCGCCATTCGATCGGGGTCTAACCGTCCGATCTGGTTTGTTCATGGTGCCAGAGATGGGCGGTTTCATGCTTTTCGGGATGAAGTGAAGGCGCTAGTAATGTCTACCAATGGTGCTGCCCAAACTTCTCCCAATCTGCATGTCCACTTCGTCTATAGCCGCCCCAGCGCCGAAGACGAAGGACACTACCACAGCACAGGATATGTCGATACAGCATTAGTGCGATCGCTCATCCAGCAGGATGCGGAGTATTTTTTGTGTGGTTCTCCTGCTTTTATGCAGTCCTTAAGAGAAGGGTTGCAGACGGCTGGAGTACCAAAGAACCGGGTCTTCTTTGAATCCTTTGGCAAGGCGATGAAGGCATCTGCTGAACCTGAAATGCCGACTGAAGTTTCGAATGGGAACTTGAAAACCTCTGAAATTGTTTTTGCAAAATCGGATAAAACGGTGACCTGGCAGCCCGGTGACAACAGCATTTTGGAATTTGCCGAAGCCAATGATCTGGAACCGCCTTACAGTTGCCGTCAGGGAATTTGCGGCACCTGTATGTGCAAAATTCTGGAGGGAGAGGTGGACTATCAAGCAACACCGGTGGCTGAGATCGAACCAGGGTCTGTGCTGATCTGTATCTCGCAACCGAAAACCGCAAAGGTGGTACTCGATCTGTGA
- a CDS encoding DM13 domain-containing protein — translation MKIQRWFILSLASLVFIGCAGETTSNQATENPPSVAPSSVPPTQPNSVAQTMTPAKATLVKSGRFASGEHPTQGMARIVSQNGKLFLELDQQFKTSNMGPDLVVILHRSGNVLGSTKPPAYPLKQGDYVFLAPLQKFSGEQRYAIPAGINLADYQSAVIWCRKFNATFGAAKLS, via the coding sequence ATGAAAATACAACGCTGGTTCATATTGAGTCTGGCTTCTTTGGTATTTATTGGGTGTGCAGGAGAAACAACTAGCAATCAGGCAACTGAAAATCCCCCGTCCGTAGCCCCCAGTTCTGTACCGCCAACTCAACCCAATTCTGTCGCTCAAACCATGACGCCCGCAAAGGCAACCCTGGTCAAGTCAGGGCGCTTTGCCTCTGGAGAACATCCCACCCAAGGAATGGCTCGGATCGTGTCCCAGAATGGCAAGTTATTTCTGGAGCTTGACCAGCAATTCAAAACCTCCAATATGGGTCCCGATCTGGTTGTAATTTTGCATCGCTCAGGGAATGTGTTGGGTTCAACCAAACCACCTGCCTATCCCCTGAAACAGGGGGATTATGTCTTTCTGGCTCCCTTACAAAAATTTAGTGGTGAACAACGGTATGCCATTCCTGCTGGCATTAACCTGGCGGATTACCAATCTGCTGTAATCTGGTGCCGCAAATTCAATGCAACCTTTGGTGCGGCTAAGTTGAGTTGA
- a CDS encoding tetratricopeptide repeat protein codes for MPFLKRSLPIARCAIAHAYAAAYYLCQENAVDRRHAVPHLKAAQRHCSETTERERWFVEAIAAWARGDLSKATQLHWAIAQKYPQDLVSVQQGQYHYFYQGEAANLLQIAQTVLPVNPANHYLYGMVAFGLEQCGNLEQAEAIGRQAVALNRHDAWAQHAVAHVLESQGRVLEGIAWMESHADTWERCNSMLYTHNWWHIALYYLALGDLQTVLQLYRTHLWGKANKTSPKDQVGAIATLLRLEMRGVNVDTDWQELAPFLYARLHEHALPFQDLHYIYALTRAGYFDWAMEMLNSLHHIARIHSPQQQTWSEVVLPAATGMVACARGDWATAVTLMAAVLPEIHRIGGSRTQRELFQQIYQYAVGRSEHGTQPCLSLVRPSSRRPACITASNICAIAS; via the coding sequence ATGCCATTCTTAAAGCGGTCATTGCCGATCGCACGCTGTGCAATTGCCCATGCTTACGCTGCCGCCTATTATCTCTGTCAGGAGAATGCGGTTGATCGCAGGCACGCCGTCCCCCACTTAAAAGCAGCTCAGCGCCATTGTTCTGAAACGACAGAGCGGGAACGATGGTTTGTGGAGGCGATTGCAGCCTGGGCAAGGGGGGATTTGAGTAAAGCGACCCAGTTGCACTGGGCGATCGCGCAAAAGTATCCGCAGGATCTGGTTTCAGTCCAACAGGGGCAGTATCACTATTTCTACCAGGGAGAGGCGGCAAACCTGTTACAGATTGCCCAGACGGTGCTACCCGTCAATCCAGCGAACCACTACCTGTATGGCATGGTGGCATTTGGGCTGGAGCAATGCGGCAATTTGGAACAGGCAGAGGCGATCGGACGGCAGGCAGTTGCCCTCAATCGGCATGATGCGTGGGCACAACACGCCGTTGCCCATGTGCTGGAAAGCCAGGGACGGGTACTCGAAGGAATCGCCTGGATGGAAAGCCATGCCGACACCTGGGAGCGTTGCAACTCGATGCTCTACACCCATAATTGGTGGCATATTGCGCTGTATTACCTGGCACTAGGAGATTTGCAAACGGTGTTGCAGTTATACCGCACCCATCTTTGGGGCAAAGCCAACAAAACTTCCCCCAAGGATCAGGTCGGCGCGATCGCCACCTTGCTCCGGTTGGAGATGCGGGGAGTGAATGTGGACACCGACTGGCAGGAACTTGCCCCTTTCCTTTATGCCCGGTTGCACGAACATGCCCTCCCTTTCCAGGATTTGCATTACATCTATGCCCTGACCCGCGCCGGATATTTTGATTGGGCAATGGAAATGCTGAACAGTTTGCACCACATCGCCCGTATCCATTCTCCCCAGCAACAAACCTGGTCAGAGGTTGTGCTTCCGGCAGCAACAGGCATGGTTGCCTGTGCCAGAGGGGATTGGGCAACCGCCGTCACCCTCATGGCGGCAGTGTTGCCAGAAATCCATCGGATTGGCGGCAGCCGCACCCAGCGGGAATTGTTTCAGCAGATTTATCAGTATGCTGTGGGGCGAAGTGAACACGGAACTCAACCCTGTTTAAGTCTAGTACGCCCCTCATCCAGGCGTCCTGCCTGCATTACCGCCTCAAACATCTGCGCGATCGCCTCATAA
- a CDS encoding phosphate/phosphite/phosphonate ABC transporter substrate-binding protein, with protein MLPISKLRAVSYLAPNWFEFYQAVVLSLERALSIETQLVQAASDPLDDPLLKQDQWDLGFICGLPFVRYQQAVPNQMRAIVAPVMQASRYQNRPIYFADVIVNAASEFNTFADLAGTTVCYNDPGSNSGYFLLCDRLRQETLPHFFGNAIQSGSHQRSIRWVVEGKADCAAIDSTVLEQECRLFPDLHQRLRVIESIGPCPMPPVVVAHRLGDDIIQQLQATLLKSDTHLQTAMERMDIARYAAVKSEDYEAIAQMFEAVMQAGRLDEGRTRLKQG; from the coding sequence ATGTTACCCATTTCTAAGCTGCGAGCAGTTTCCTACCTGGCACCCAACTGGTTTGAATTTTATCAAGCAGTTGTTTTATCCCTGGAGCGTGCCTTGTCGATCGAAACGCAACTGGTACAGGCAGCCTCCGATCCCCTAGATGATCCGTTGTTAAAGCAAGATCAATGGGATTTAGGGTTTATTTGTGGTCTACCCTTTGTTCGCTATCAACAGGCTGTCCCCAACCAGATGCGGGCGATCGTCGCCCCTGTGATGCAGGCGTCCCGCTATCAAAATCGCCCTATTTATTTCGCAGACGTAATTGTCAATGCTGCCAGTGAATTCAATACCTTTGCTGACCTGGCAGGTACAACCGTTTGTTACAACGATCCGGGTTCTAACAGTGGCTACTTCTTGCTATGCGATCGTCTGCGGCAGGAAACCTTACCTCACTTTTTTGGCAACGCGATTCAGTCGGGTTCCCATCAGCGTTCTATCCGCTGGGTTGTGGAGGGAAAAGCAGATTGTGCTGCAATTGATAGCACCGTCCTGGAGCAGGAATGCCGCTTATTTCCAGATTTGCACCAGCGGTTGCGCGTGATTGAGTCCATTGGTCCCTGCCCCATGCCACCTGTTGTAGTTGCCCACCGTTTAGGGGATGACATTATTCAACAGTTGCAAGCGACGCTTCTCAAGTCAGATACCCACCTACAAACGGCAATGGAGAGGATGGACATAGCACGCTATGCCGCTGTGAAATCGGAAGATTATGAGGCGATCGCGCAGATGTTTGAGGCGGTAATGCAGGCAGGACGCCTGGATGAGGGGCGTACTAGACTTAAACAGGGTTGA